The following are encoded together in the Hoplias malabaricus isolate fHopMal1 chromosome 3, fHopMal1.hap1, whole genome shotgun sequence genome:
- the atg9a gene encoding autophagy-related protein 9A, whose product MAHFDTEYQRLEASYSDSPPGEENLLVHVPEGSKSQWHHIENLDLFFQRVYNLHQKNGFTCMLLGEIFELVQLVFVVAFTVFLANCVDYDILFANKSVNHTDSSKVTLPDAFLQVDVCSARIRDNVFVIFILVISGIFWLHRLVKFIYNVCCYWEIRSFYINALKMSMADLPYFTWQEVQARIIEIQKEHQICIHKKELTELDIYHRILRFKNYMVAMVNKSLLPIRFHLPFLGDSVFYTRGLKYNFELIFFWGPGSLFENEWSLKSEYKRGGNRLELADRLSSRILWIGIANLLLCPVILIWQILYAFFSYTEVIKREPGSLGARCWSLYGRCYLRHFNELDHEMMSRLSKGYKASSKYMNCFMSPLLTVVAKNVAFFAGSILAVLIALTIYDEDVLAVEHVLSSITLLGVCITICRSFIPDKHMVFCPEQLLKVILAHIHYMPDHWQGNAHRYETRDEFAQLFQYKAVFILEELLSPVITPFILIFCLRRKSLEIIDFFRNFTVEVVGVGDTCSFAQMDVRQHGHPAWMSAGKTEASIYQQAEDGKTELSLMHFAITNPQWQPPRESTHFISQLKEKVHREATGGQQGTTAENQAFTSTHSLQSESEPRSLIANLLAGPPSLASLHLGREGSIINHLSIGVSEGASALRSLSPLSTSLHLRGSFPSSRLPRPDHPAVAAGRAMAGSGTDARTVSSGSSAWEGQLTSMVLSEYASTEMSIHALYMHEMHKQQSRGELSRHTWHRQESDESSESVHDDVEAVRNLPRSSTFPFSTTPNQEGAAFQSSSQRRYGGTTDSLCGGPRVQRTARMAMGGWSEEPHTGRHHDPVPEEDELPPRIHKVP is encoded by the exons ATGGCCCACTTTGACACAGAGTACCAGCGCCTGGAGGCCTCTTACAGCGACTCCCCTCCAGGCGAGGAAAACCTGCTGGTCCATGTACCTGAGGGGTCCAAAT CTCAATGGCACCACATAGAAAACCTGGATCTCTTCTTCCAAAGA GTCTATAATCTTCATCAGAAGAATGGTTTCACTTGCATGCTTCTGGGAGAAATCTTTGAGCTTGT GCAACTGGTGTTTGTTGTGGCGTTCACAGTGTTTTTGGCCAACTGTGTAGACTATGACATCCTCTTTGCCAACAAATCTGTCAATCATACTGACTCTTCTAAGGTGACCCTTCCTGATGCCTTTCTTCAAGTAGATGTATGTAGTGCTCG GATCCGTGATAATGTCTTCGTTATTTTCATCCTGGTTATATCAGGAATCTTCTGGCTCCATCGGCTTGTGAAATTTATCTACAATGTCTGCTGCTACTGGGAGATCCGATCATTCTACAtcaatgcactgaaaatgtcaATG GCAGACCTCCCTTACTTCACGTGGCAAGAAGTGCAGGCACGGATCATTGAGATTCAGAAAGAACATCAGATCTGCATCCACAAGAAGGAGCTGACTGAGCTGGATATCTACCATCGAATTCTGCGCTTTAAGAACTACATGGTGGCCATGGTGAACAAGTCCCTGTTACCCATCCGTTTCCACTTACCGTTTTTAGGCGACTCTGTCTTCTACACCCGGGGTCTGAAGTACAACTTTGAGCTAATCTTCTTCTGGGGCCCTGGCTCTCTCTTTGAGAACGAGTGGAGTCTGAAATCAGAATACAAACGTGGAGGAAACCGATTAGAACTGGCAGACCGCTTGAGCTCAAGGATCTTGTGGATCGGTATTGCTAACCTGCTTCTTTGTCCAGTCATTCTAATCTGGCAGATCCTCTACGCTTTCTTCAGCTACACAGAGGTGATCAAACGTGAACCTGGCAGTTTGGGAGCACGCTGCTGGTCTCTGTATGGACGTTGCTATCTGCGACACTTCAATGAGCTTGACCATGAGATGATGTCACGTCTCAGCAAGGGGTACAAGGCCTCCTCCAAGTACATGAACTGCTTCATGTCTCCACTTCTTACTGTGGTGGCCAAGAATGTGGCTTTTTTTGCTGGCTCTATATTAGCTGTCCTCATTGCTTTGACCATCTATGATGAGGACGTGCTGGCTGTGGAGCATGTCCTCAGCAGCATCACACTCTTGGGAGTGTGCATTACAATCTGCAG GTCTTTTATTCCTGATAAACATATGGTGTTTTGCCCAGAACAACTTCTCAAAGTGATCCTAGCACACATCCACTACATGCCAGACCACTGGCAAGGCAATGCCCATCGTTATGAGACCAGAGATGAGTTTGCTCAGCTCTTCCAATACAAAGCT GTGTTTATTCTGGAGGAGCTTTTGAGTCCTGTCATCACGCCCTTCATCCTCATTTTCTGCTTGAGGCGCAAATCTCTGGAGATTATTGATTTCTTCAGGAATTTCACTGTAGAGGTGGTGGGAGTGGGAGACACCTGTTCGTTTGCTCAGATGGACGTTCGTCAGCATGGCCATCCAGCG TGGATGTCTGCAGGGAAAACGGAGGCTTCTATCTATCAACAAGCAGAAGATGGTAAAACTGAGCTGTCACTCATGCACTTTGCCATCACTAATCCTCAATGGCAACCGCCAAGAGAGAGCACCCACTTCATCAGCCAGCTAAAAGAGAAAGTGCACCGGGAGGCCACTGGGGGTCAGCAGGGGACTACAGCAGAAAATCAGGCTTTCACTTCTACCCACTCTCTACAGTCAGAGTCTGAG cCTCGAAGTCTCATTGCTAACCTCCTGGCTGGACCCCCATCCTTAGCCTCTCTGCACTTGGGTCGAGAGGGCTCCATAATCAATCATCTGTCAATCGGTGTAAGTGAGGGAGCATCCGCCTtgcgttctctctctcccctcagtACTAGCCTGCACCTGAGGGGCAGTTTCCCCTCCTCCAGACTGCCCCGACCTGACCACCCGGCTGTGGCAGCAGGACGAGCAATGGCAGGCTCAGG GACTGATGCCCGCACTGTCAGTTCAGGCAGCAGTGCTTGGGAAGGTCAGCTGACCAGCATGGTCCTATCAGAATATGCCTCAACAGAGATGAGCATTCATGCCCTCTACATGCATGAG ATGCATAAGCAGCAGTCTCGTGGAGAGCTGTCAAGGCACACATGGCACAGACAGGAGAGTGATGAGAGCAGTGAGAGTGTCCACGACGATGTGGAAGCAGTCCGCAATCTCCCTCGCTCCAGCACCTTCCCCTTCTCCACCACTCCCAACCAGGAGGGGGCAGCATTCCAAAGCAGCAGCCAGCGACGCTATGGGGGAACTACAG ACTCTTTGTGTGGGGGTCCACGGGTTCAGAGGACAGCCCGGATGGCGATGGGTGGCTGGTCCGAAGAACCACACACAGGCCGTCATCATGACCCTGTACCAGAGGAAGATGAGTTGCCTCCACGCATCCATAAG gTGCCATAA